TCCGAGGAGGCCACCAGCGGCGCCCATAGCACCAGCAGGGCGAGCCACCCCCACCGCTTCATGGCTTCGCCCCCTGCGAGGGCGAAGGAGCCGTGGGAGCCGGCTGGGAGCCGTGGCGGATCTTCCACAGCAGCCAGTACCCGCCCGCCGCGCCCAGGCCGAGGCCCGCGAGCGTCAGCAGCACCAGCACCACCGTGGAGGAGCGGGAGCGGGGAGCCGGTGCCGCGGGCGCGGGCACGTTCCGGGGCGCCACACGGGCGGGAGCGGCGTGCACCTCGGGCCGGGGCTGGGGCTCGGCGCGCGCGGCGGGAGCCGGAGGAGCCGGTGCCGGACGCGGCTTGGGAGCGGGAGCGGGAGCGGGCTTGGGAGCCCGGCCCATCATGGCCGCGAGCGTCGCCGAGTCGAGCGGCTGGGTGGCATCCAGCGGACGCGCGTTCTCCTGGGCCTTCGAGGCGAGCCGCTGCTCGATGCTGTCGGCGGACAGCAGCTCGGTGGGCGCGGAGTCCACGCGGGGCACCTCGCGCGTGGGAGTGCTCGGCACGGGGACCTCCTGGAGAGTGGCCTTGGGGAGCTCTTCCAGGGTGGGGCTGCCGCCCACGACGGGCACCTGGATCGTCGGGGCCGCCAGGGCGGGCAGCTCGGCGGTGGGAACGGGCGGCGGCAGCATGTCCGAGCCCAGGGGAGAGGCCGTCGCCAGCTCGGCGGTGAGGCTGTAGGGCACCGGCTTGGGACGGGGACGGGCGGCAGCCCCCGGGGCCTGCGCTCCCGCCGCGGGCTTCGCGGGCCCGGTGGACGCCGGCCTCGGACGCGCCAGGGCCGCGGAGAACTCCGCGAGGAACTCGCTCGCCGTCTTCGGCCGCGCGAGCGGATTGGCGTTGACGGTCCGCCGGTAGAGGGACTCCACGCCGGGCGGCAGCTCGGGATCGTGGGCTTGCAGCTCGGGCACCTCGCCCTCCTCGGGCGTCTGGCCGGTGAGCAGCTCGCCCAGGATGACGCCGAGCGAGTAGAGGTCCATCCGGATGTCCAGCTCGCCACCTTCGGCGTACTCGGGAGCGACGTAGCTCGCGACACGCCAGACCTTCTGGGCCTGGAGGAAGGGCAGCCGGGGAATGCCGAGCGCCAGCCCGTAGTCCGTCACCTTCAGCATGTCCGGCAGGACGACGATGTTCTCGGGCTTGAGGTCCGAGTGCGGCCCGTACTTGTGGGCGGTGTTCAGCGCCTCGACGAGTTGCGCCAGCAGGGGCTCGAGCTCCTTGGCCGAGAAGCGCTGACCCTGGGCCGCGCGCTGCTCCATCATCCGCCGCAGCGTCATGCCCTCGAGCAGCTGCGTGGTGAAGTAGGGCCGGTTGCGGTCCTCGCCCTCCTCGTAGACGCGCACGTGGTGGGGGTGGGTGAGCTTCTTGCCCTGGCGCAGCGCGAAGGAGAACTGGGTGCGCTCCTCGGGCATCTGCACCAGGCGGGGGTTGATGACCTTGAGCGCGACCTCGACATCCATCTCCTGGTCGAGCGCGCGGAAGACATGGCCCACCGGGCCCGGTCCGAGCACCTCGCGGATGGCGTAGCGCTTCGCGAAGACGTCGCCGACCTTGTAGGGAGCCTCCACGCCCGCCCCACGACGGCGCGGGCCGGCCCCCGCCGCGGCGCCCGTGAGCTTCAGCCCACAGGTGGCGCAGGATTCACTGTTGTCGGGGACCTGGCTGCCGCAGCGGTGGCAAAGCAAAGCGGTCGAACTCCCGGAGGTGGGGGGCAGTTGCGGGGCCTCCAGAAGGCACCCACCATGGGTCTTAACCCGCCGCGCCAAGAGGGGGCAAGAAACGCCAGCTTAGCGGCCCGTCGAGCCGAAGCCCCCCTCACCCCGCACCGTGGTGTCAAGCACCTCCACTTCCCAGAATGCAACTGGGGCAACCGGCGCCACCACCAGTTGAGCGATGCGATCGCCGCGCTGCAGGGTGAAGGGTTCGCGGGAGAGGTTGACGAGAAGCACTTTTACCTCTCCCCTGTAATCCGCATCCACTGTACCTGG
The sequence above is drawn from the Archangium gephyra genome and encodes:
- a CDS encoding serine/threonine protein kinase, with the translated sequence MEAPYKVGDVFAKRYAIREVLGPGPVGHVFRALDQEMDVEVALKVINPRLVQMPEERTQFSFALRQGKKLTHPHHVRVYEEGEDRNRPYFTTQLLEGMTLRRMMEQRAAQGQRFSAKELEPLLAQLVEALNTAHKYGPHSDLKPENIVVLPDMLKVTDYGLALGIPRLPFLQAQKVWRVASYVAPEYAEGGELDIRMDLYSLGVILGELLTGQTPEEGEVPELQAHDPELPPGVESLYRRTVNANPLARPKTASEFLAEFSAALARPRPASTGPAKPAAGAQAPGAAARPRPKPVPYSLTAELATASPLGSDMLPPPVPTAELPALAAPTIQVPVVGGSPTLEELPKATLQEVPVPSTPTREVPRVDSAPTELLSADSIEQRLASKAQENARPLDATQPLDSATLAAMMGRAPKPAPAPAPKPRPAPAPPAPAARAEPQPRPEVHAAPARVAPRNVPAPAAPAPRSRSSTVVLVLLTLAGLGLGAAGGYWLLWKIRHGSQPAPTAPSPSQGAKP